One window of the Paenibacillus beijingensis genome contains the following:
- a CDS encoding helix-turn-helix domain-containing protein, which translates to MYNMLIVDDEKFAVEGIRKCNDWQMHGIDTVDVAYNADDARKIMLEKRIDILICDIEMPDEEGFSLVQWVNDRSPHTEWVFLSCHDEFAYAKRALHLGSFDYLLKPVDSEELAQVVGRMIHAIEEKEKQSRYNEMYQKYYSLWKKQQPLLAERFWQDLLSRRILPFGDFLERALKDAQIQLSPEDYVLPFLISIEDWKKPLQEREKEMMEYAVKKAAEELLLADHPGQAIIDKNGILFVIVYGSRTIQGASSTDRWVQAGRQFLEVCQNYFYCKASCYVGYFATFQDLPRLCLGLKEMERNNVAKSQSVLVFTAFEEKETDGLVRKSIQYMKENVEEDISREDVAAHVRLNPTYLSRLFKKETGNNLIDYLIEIKMDRAKLLLDSTDMTVSAIAQQVGYCNFSHFTRMFKKHCGVNPQQYRKQYARLSYR; encoded by the coding sequence ATGTACAACATGCTGATCGTGGACGATGAAAAATTCGCCGTGGAAGGCATCCGTAAATGCAATGATTGGCAGATGCACGGCATCGATACGGTGGATGTGGCTTATAACGCGGACGATGCCAGAAAAATTATGTTGGAGAAACGGATCGATATCTTGATCTGCGATATAGAGATGCCTGACGAGGAAGGGTTTTCCTTGGTCCAATGGGTCAATGATCGTTCTCCTCACACGGAATGGGTGTTTCTGAGCTGCCACGACGAGTTTGCGTATGCGAAGCGGGCTCTTCACCTCGGAAGTTTCGATTATTTATTGAAACCCGTGGACAGTGAAGAATTGGCGCAAGTGGTTGGGCGAATGATACATGCCATCGAGGAGAAGGAAAAACAGTCGCGCTATAATGAGATGTATCAGAAATACTACTCGCTATGGAAAAAACAGCAGCCGCTGCTCGCGGAGCGATTCTGGCAAGATTTGTTGTCCCGCCGCATTTTGCCGTTTGGCGATTTCCTGGAAAGGGCACTTAAGGATGCACAGATCCAGCTGTCGCCGGAGGATTATGTTTTGCCGTTCCTGATCAGTATTGAGGATTGGAAGAAGCCGCTTCAGGAACGGGAGAAGGAAATGATGGAATATGCGGTAAAGAAGGCGGCAGAGGAGCTTCTGCTTGCCGATCATCCCGGGCAGGCCATTATAGACAAAAATGGTATCCTATTTGTCATCGTCTACGGGTCGAGGACAATTCAGGGCGCATCTTCAACAGACAGATGGGTTCAGGCAGGAAGACAATTTCTTGAAGTCTGCCAAAATTATTTCTATTGCAAGGCGTCCTGTTATGTCGGTTATTTTGCGACTTTTCAAGATTTGCCCAGATTGTGCCTCGGTTTGAAGGAAATGGAACGAAACAATGTGGCCAAATCACAGTCTGTTCTTGTCTTTACGGCATTCGAAGAGAAAGAAACGGACGGACTCGTCCGGAAATCGATTCAATATATGAAAGAGAATGTGGAGGAAGACATCTCCCGGGAAGATGTTGCAGCTCATGTCAGGCTCAATCCTACTTATTTATCGCGGCTGTTTAAGAAGGAAACCGGCAACAACCTGATCGATTACCTGATTGAAATCAAAATGGACAGGGCGAAGCTATTACTCGACTCGACGGATATGACCGTAAGCGCAATCGCCCAGCAGGTTGGATACTGCAACTTTTCCCACTTTACCCGAATGTTCAAGAAGCACTGCGGAGTTAACCCCCAACAATATCGAAAGCAATATGCACGGCTCAGCTATCGATGA
- a CDS encoding sensor histidine kinase, giving the protein MNKMNTLGSRFFLLFGAITVPLLLILFIVGNYAKSVVLTQVANSYQNLVNSNLHMIDKSLEDITTYMLDIVNNDDDFQKFGKPGLSDSENYFTQFQLIHRNTIYQSYYHTVDMFFIYSKPKDRAYSTDMFGAASDDKEAVRAWIADSFHQPELIKGLMYKWSVIRIQDQHYLYRLVSDDLTNNAYIGAIISMNSLKIPLGNLDLREGGDVLFVGDDGTVLSNPSSSLKAIQRLDADKLQKSQSFTLSNGKSKLLAVTSRSANSGISMAVLLPNSELLRGLSGFQIMINLLPLFVVVTLILYISIFRSIIFNPIRQLLKAIRRIKEGDMNTRLPDSSITEFALINHSFNRMVAEITDLKINVYEERLRSQQAELKHLQLQINPHFFLNTMNIIFQLADLKRYELVKKTVRHLMQYFRFMLRSKRDMITISQEMDHIIHYLEIQKMRYQDSFMFDIRLPDDLHHVQIPSLLIQPFVENAMIHGMSVKTTPFMMQISVERPGGTEDMIAIELRDNGKGMTSEQRMEFNSEGYAPDSEDSHIGIWNVKRRLAMRYGGKAQLVFHHNEPKGVRIRLLLPIEYAEEGTKDVQHADRGR; this is encoded by the coding sequence ATGAACAAAATGAATACGCTTGGTTCTCGTTTCTTTCTGCTTTTCGGTGCGATCACGGTTCCCCTCCTTTTGATTCTTTTTATCGTCGGGAATTATGCTAAAAGCGTCGTCTTGACTCAAGTTGCGAATTCATATCAAAACCTGGTTAATTCCAATTTACATATGATCGACAAGAGCTTGGAAGATATTACGACGTATATGCTGGATATTGTTAATAACGATGATGACTTTCAAAAATTCGGGAAACCCGGTTTATCCGACTCCGAGAATTATTTTACGCAATTTCAGTTAATTCACCGGAACACGATTTATCAATCTTATTACCATACGGTCGACATGTTTTTTATTTATTCCAAACCGAAAGACAGGGCATATTCTACGGATATGTTCGGTGCCGCTTCCGACGATAAAGAGGCGGTAAGAGCTTGGATTGCCGATTCGTTCCACCAACCGGAGCTCATTAAAGGTCTGATGTATAAGTGGTCTGTCATTCGCATTCAGGATCAACATTATTTATACCGATTGGTAAGCGACGATTTAACCAATAATGCCTATATCGGAGCCATCATCAGCATGAACAGTTTGAAGATCCCCCTTGGAAACCTGGATCTGAGGGAGGGCGGGGATGTATTGTTTGTTGGAGATGACGGCACGGTATTGTCCAATCCTTCATCTTCATTAAAGGCCATCCAACGATTGGATGCGGATAAACTGCAAAAGAGCCAATCGTTCACGCTCTCAAACGGGAAATCAAAGCTGTTGGCGGTTACCAGCCGTTCGGCAAACAGCGGAATCAGTATGGCTGTTCTCCTTCCGAATTCAGAGCTGCTGCGGGGCTTAAGCGGTTTTCAAATCATGATCAATTTGCTTCCGCTGTTTGTCGTTGTCACTTTAATTTTATATATATCCATTTTTCGAAGCATCATTTTCAATCCCATTCGTCAATTGCTGAAAGCGATAAGGCGGATTAAAGAAGGAGATATGAATACGAGATTGCCCGATTCGAGCATTACCGAATTTGCTTTGATCAATCATTCCTTTAACCGAATGGTCGCAGAGATCACGGATTTGAAAATAAACGTTTATGAAGAGAGACTGCGCTCCCAGCAAGCAGAACTGAAGCATCTTCAACTGCAAATTAATCCTCATTTTTTTCTGAATACGATGAATATCATCTTTCAGTTGGCGGACTTGAAGCGCTATGAATTGGTGAAAAAGACCGTGCGCCATCTGATGCAATATTTCAGGTTTATGCTTCGTTCAAAGAGAGATATGATCACCATTTCCCAGGAAATGGATCATATTATTCATTACTTGGAAATCCAAAAAATGCGCTATCAGGATTCATTCATGTTTGATATCCGGTTGCCGGATGATTTGCATCACGTTCAGATTCCGTCCCTGCTTATCCAGCCCTTTGTGGAAAATGCGATGATTCATGGCATGAGCGTAAAGACGACCCCTTTTATGATGCAAATTTCGGTTGAACGGCCGGGTGGAACCGAGGATATGATCGCGATCGAATTGCGTGATAACGGAAAAGGGATGACATCAGAACAACGTATGGAATTCAACTCGGAAGGGTACGCTCCGGATTCAGAAGACAGCCACATCGGGATATGGAATGTAAAAAGACGTCTGGCGATGCGGTATGGGGGCAAGGCGCAGCTGGTCTTTCATCATAATGAGCCTAAAGGCGTTCGGATACGGCTGTTGCTGCCGATTGAGTATGCGGAGGAGGGAACTAAAGATGTACAACATGCTGATCGTGGACGATGA
- a CDS encoding SDR family oxidoreductase: MNRLNGKVALVTGGSRGIGRGIALRLAREGALIAVHYGSGQDAAEDVVKTIKANGGEAFSIGANLNTAAGVNQLIQLLDKELMLRTGEIHFDILVNNAGIGIPESFEETTESAFDEIFAVNVKAPFFLVQKSLSRLRNEGRIVNISSGVTRVAYPPIMAYNLTKGAINTFTLHLAKLLGPRGITVNAVLPGMVRTDMNADFLDSPEAQKLLADMVALGRMGEPSDIADVVAFLASQDGRFVTAQLLDVTGGSHL; encoded by the coding sequence ATGAACCGGCTCAATGGAAAAGTAGCACTGGTTACCGGGGGAAGCAGAGGGATCGGCCGAGGGATCGCTTTACGGCTCGCAAGAGAAGGTGCATTAATTGCCGTTCACTATGGAAGCGGGCAGGATGCCGCAGAAGATGTGGTGAAAACGATAAAAGCGAACGGGGGTGAAGCATTTTCAATTGGTGCGAATCTTAACACAGCCGCCGGTGTCAATCAACTCATCCAATTACTTGATAAGGAACTAATGCTTCGAACCGGTGAAATCCACTTTGACATTCTGGTCAATAATGCTGGTATCGGAATACCGGAATCTTTTGAAGAAACGACGGAAAGCGCATTTGATGAAATATTTGCAGTGAATGTCAAAGCACCGTTCTTTTTAGTACAAAAGTCGCTCTCCCGCTTGCGTAATGAAGGGCGTATCGTCAATATTTCTTCGGGTGTTACAAGGGTTGCTTATCCACCGATTATGGCTTACAACTTAACCAAAGGAGCAATCAATACCTTCACGCTCCATCTTGCAAAATTACTTGGTCCTCGAGGAATCACGGTAAATGCGGTTTTACCCGGCATGGTTAGAACCGACATGAATGCGGACTTTCTTGATTCTCCTGAAGCACAAAAACTACTCGCTGACATGGTCGCTCTTGGCCGAATGGGTGAACCCTCCGATATTGCCGATGTTGTTGCGTTCCTTGCATCCCAAGACGGCCGTTTCGTCACAGCCCAATTACTTGATGTTACGGGAGGATCTCATTTATAG
- a CDS encoding WD40/YVTN/BNR-like repeat-containing protein has protein sequence MDELKTKYKLLSHLEVLNPVCIANDPFMPNRLYCGTDGHGLWMSDDGGDSWKRIGEDIPESIFTSVFVSPTRKNGDYGTVYAGTDRSALFYSIDAGQSWSEWEEIKALPSYSRWSFPPNPQTHNVRMIAEDSSNGNIYASIEAGAVIRTQNGGEHWLDTKEGNPLDAHILLTHPKAPNRIYAACSDGVDQPGRSVLLSHDGGETWVHFSDGLEHRYMLSMVVSKDDPDMMLVSASAGAINAYDPSVAESYIYRKEKDQPWKKVEQGLPVAKGTMISNLAADPNDYNTFYALNNRGLFRSSDRGKTWHALSVDWDKRHLQHAPQRRHRSALLVMDWKGEL, from the coding sequence TTGGATGAACTGAAAACGAAGTACAAACTCCTGTCTCACTTAGAAGTTTTAAATCCTGTATGTATTGCGAACGATCCCTTCATGCCAAACCGCCTCTATTGCGGAACCGATGGGCATGGCTTATGGATGAGTGATGACGGTGGCGACAGTTGGAAAAGGATTGGAGAAGACATTCCCGAATCAATCTTTACTTCTGTGTTTGTTAGCCCGACCCGAAAAAACGGAGATTATGGAACGGTCTACGCAGGAACTGATCGAAGTGCTTTGTTTTATTCCATCGATGCCGGCCAAAGTTGGAGTGAATGGGAAGAGATCAAAGCCTTGCCTTCTTATTCGAGATGGTCTTTCCCGCCAAATCCCCAAACCCATAATGTTCGTATGATTGCTGAAGATTCGTCGAATGGAAATATATATGCTTCCATCGAGGCAGGGGCAGTGATTAGAACTCAAAACGGAGGCGAACACTGGCTGGATACAAAAGAAGGAAACCCTTTAGACGCCCATATACTATTAACTCATCCAAAGGCACCTAATCGAATCTATGCAGCGTGTAGTGACGGTGTAGATCAACCAGGCAGAAGCGTGTTACTGAGTCACGATGGCGGCGAGACGTGGGTACATTTTAGCGATGGATTAGAACATCGTTATATGCTTAGTATGGTGGTCAGCAAGGATGACCCGGACATGATGCTCGTTTCTGCTTCTGCCGGAGCGATAAATGCTTATGACCCTTCCGTTGCTGAATCTTATATCTATCGTAAAGAAAAGGATCAGCCATGGAAAAAGGTCGAACAGGGCTTGCCCGTTGCGAAAGGTACAATGATTTCCAATTTAGCAGCGGACCCGAATGATTATAATACTTTCTATGCGTTGAATAATCGAGGTCTTTTTCGGTCTTCGGATAGAGGAAAAACTTGGCATGCATTGTCTGTCGATTGGGACAAAAGGCATTTACAACATGCCCCACAAAGAAGACATCGCAGCGCTTTATTAGTTATGGATTGGAAAGGAGAATTATAA
- a CDS encoding MarR family winged helix-turn-helix transcriptional regulator, which produces MGNSEFPFPANPASAAFVLQTLIKTTHQVHREFERLLSTLGLPSYLTGPRLRVLLDVSQYGSIRMSDLAKNLGVEARVVTQYVDTLEGQNLLVRTADPTDRRATLVKLTDEALPIIEQARIVMEQAAEKIFEGIPIDSRKQLIQQLNQLTHGS; this is translated from the coding sequence ATGGGCAATTCAGAATTTCCATTTCCGGCTAATCCTGCTTCAGCCGCCTTTGTATTACAAACCTTAATTAAGACCACTCACCAAGTTCATCGTGAGTTTGAGAGGCTATTATCGACTTTGGGATTGCCATCATACTTAACTGGACCACGTTTGCGAGTCCTTTTGGATGTTTCACAATATGGCAGCATTCGTATGAGTGATTTAGCAAAAAATCTGGGGGTCGAAGCTCGGGTCGTGACACAATATGTAGATACGTTAGAGGGACAAAATTTACTTGTGCGGACGGCAGATCCAACTGATCGTCGGGCAACGCTTGTGAAATTGACTGATGAAGCACTCCCTATCATAGAACAAGCACGAATTGTAATGGAACAAGCTGCAGAAAAAATATTTGAAGGAATACCTATTGACTCACGCAAGCAATTGATTCAACAGCTTAATCAGCTTACCCATGGAAGTTAG